In Mycobacterium sp. JS623, one genomic interval encodes:
- a CDS encoding formate dehydrogenase subunit delta produces the protein MALNAPAEIKMINNIAAHFGYLRAEHAATAVADHIKRFWDPRMKQRLLLLVASDTTDLDPVAVTAASLLR, from the coding sequence ATGGCGCTCAACGCTCCTGCCGAGATCAAGATGATCAACAACATCGCCGCACATTTTGGCTACTTGCGCGCCGAGCATGCCGCGACAGCGGTAGCCGATCACATCAAGCGGTTCTGGGACCCGCGTATGAAACAACGTCTGCTGTTGCTCGTCGCCTCGGACACAACGGATCTCGATCCGGTGGCGGTCACCGCCGCTTCGTTGCTGCGGTAG
- a CDS encoding HNH endonuclease signature motif containing protein, with protein MSSTAVLGSTTTSPKERLEVLFEELAELAGQRNAIDGRIVEIVAEIDRDGLCGMTGARSVAGLVGWKLGLSSTTAHTITTIAGRLEEFPRCTAAMREGRLSLDQVGVIAARAAEGSDEHYAQLAAVAAVKQLRTAVKLEPRPEPEPDAGAEPQRSITKTTHEDGTCWRIKLPPHDAAKFDAALASHQDALIAQWKHDHGDGDSADHTSEQRAPVPGTEEAFMRLVEAGWDAEAARRPHGQHTTVVVHLDVEQRAAALHLGPLLTEAERQYLTCDATCEVWFERAGQPIGAGRTTRTISRRLRRALEHRHRMCAVPGCGATRGLHAHHLVHWEDGGPTELSNLVLLCPYHHRLHHRGAITITGPADRLIVTDSAGRQLSAASLARPPTKPPPDVPPWNGPLGERADWWWYEPFQPQPPPTNNN; from the coding sequence ATGTCCTCGACGGCGGTGCTCGGCTCGACCACAACGAGCCCTAAAGAGCGTCTTGAGGTGTTGTTCGAGGAGTTAGCGGAGCTGGCGGGTCAGCGCAACGCCATTGATGGGCGCATCGTCGAGATCGTCGCCGAGATCGACCGTGACGGGCTGTGCGGGATGACCGGGGCACGCTCGGTGGCGGGATTGGTGGGCTGGAAGCTGGGTCTGTCGTCGACAACCGCCCACACGATCACCACGATTGCGGGCCGGTTGGAGGAGTTTCCGCGGTGCACGGCCGCGATGCGCGAGGGTCGGCTGTCGTTGGATCAGGTCGGCGTCATCGCCGCACGGGCAGCCGAGGGTTCTGATGAGCATTATGCGCAGTTGGCCGCGGTCGCCGCGGTCAAGCAGCTGCGTACCGCGGTCAAGTTGGAACCGCGACCCGAACCCGAACCCGATGCTGGGGCTGAGCCGCAACGCTCGATCACCAAGACCACCCATGAGGACGGAACTTGTTGGCGGATCAAACTTCCGCCCCATGATGCGGCGAAGTTCGACGCCGCACTGGCGTCGCACCAGGATGCGTTGATTGCGCAGTGGAAACATGATCACGGCGACGGCGACAGCGCCGACCACACCTCGGAGCAGCGGGCTCCGGTGCCGGGCACCGAGGAGGCGTTCATGCGTCTGGTGGAGGCGGGCTGGGACGCCGAGGCGGCGCGCCGACCGCACGGGCAGCACACCACCGTGGTGGTACACCTCGACGTTGAACAGCGCGCCGCGGCACTGCATCTGGGTCCGCTGCTCACCGAGGCCGAGCGCCAATATTTGACCTGCGATGCCACCTGTGAAGTGTGGTTCGAACGGGCCGGCCAACCGATCGGGGCCGGACGCACCACGCGGACGATAAGCCGGCGGCTGCGCCGGGCGCTGGAGCATCGTCACCGCATGTGCGCGGTTCCTGGTTGTGGCGCCACCCGCGGTCTGCATGCGCATCACCTCGTGCACTGGGAAGACGGCGGCCCCACCGAACTGTCCAATTTGGTGCTGCTCTGCCCGTACCACCATCGGCTGCATCACCGCGGCGCCATCACCATCACCGGACCCGCCGACCGTTTGATCGTCACCGACAGCGCGGGTCGACAACTCAGCGCGGCCTCGCTCGCCCGGCCACCGACCAAACCCCCACCCGATGTGCCACCCTGGAACGGGCCCCTGGGTGAGCGCGCCGACTGGTGGTGGTACGAACCCTTCCAGCCCCAACCACCACCAACAAACAACAACTAA
- a CDS encoding OFA family MFS transporter yields MTSSSHGVAVAEVRDLHGRSYRVGERPQDIMGCSRAWMFWLPLTAMAGISVLQYGYSVAAIALRPAGAAAFWVLALWVMFQAGAAALTAALRHHSAVSPSRAMLVGALLCATGPLTLAYTDGVGLAVLGYAVLSGIGAGIVYATCSSTVAKWYPEARGLRIGFVTGAFGYGAVPFIILFATDLSPANHGAIFTAVSVVVLAVVALCGVFFRDPPQGWWPPDIDPRLWAIDKRINRSLCSNAPAARQYAPGQAVRTTAFVVMYLIMVFAAATFLLAVAYIPTVAISNGFGAVVAASAVGLLAVVSGGGRAVACRISDRFGRRQTLSAALLLAGCAQLGLVYSTSVHQPEAFVGFAALSGLAGGAFYPLLASLVADYFGERNAGRNFGVVYSAKMFGGLIGIGLPAFLVSSPALNGVFVAAGLIGLCAAVTTRLLHQPGHLISRLPR; encoded by the coding sequence ATGACCAGCAGCAGCCACGGAGTCGCAGTCGCCGAAGTTCGGGATCTGCACGGACGCTCCTACCGGGTCGGCGAGCGGCCGCAGGACATCATGGGGTGCTCCCGGGCCTGGATGTTCTGGTTGCCGTTGACGGCGATGGCAGGAATCAGCGTGCTGCAGTACGGCTACAGCGTCGCGGCCATCGCACTGCGGCCGGCGGGCGCCGCGGCGTTCTGGGTGCTCGCGCTGTGGGTGATGTTCCAGGCCGGCGCTGCCGCGCTGACCGCCGCATTGCGCCATCACTCGGCCGTCTCGCCGTCGCGGGCCATGCTCGTCGGCGCCCTGCTGTGCGCCACCGGACCACTCACGCTCGCCTACACCGACGGCGTCGGCCTGGCCGTGCTCGGCTACGCGGTGCTGAGCGGCATCGGTGCAGGCATTGTCTACGCGACGTGCAGCTCCACCGTCGCGAAGTGGTATCCAGAGGCGCGAGGACTGCGAATCGGTTTCGTCACTGGCGCATTCGGCTACGGTGCCGTGCCGTTCATCATCCTGTTCGCCACGGATCTGTCCCCGGCCAACCATGGTGCGATCTTCACCGCGGTGAGCGTTGTCGTCTTGGCCGTTGTCGCCTTGTGCGGCGTCTTCTTCCGGGATCCCCCGCAGGGCTGGTGGCCACCCGACATCGATCCCAGACTGTGGGCCATCGACAAGCGAATCAACCGGAGTCTGTGCAGCAATGCGCCGGCGGCCCGGCAGTACGCACCGGGTCAGGCTGTGCGGACGACCGCGTTCGTGGTGATGTACCTCATCATGGTGTTCGCCGCCGCCACCTTCCTGCTAGCGGTCGCCTACATCCCAACCGTCGCGATTTCCAATGGATTCGGCGCGGTGGTGGCCGCGTCGGCCGTCGGGCTGCTCGCCGTCGTCAGTGGTGGCGGCCGCGCGGTCGCCTGCCGGATCTCCGACCGGTTCGGGCGACGTCAGACACTCAGCGCCGCATTGCTGCTCGCCGGATGCGCACAGCTGGGCTTGGTGTACTCGACCTCTGTTCATCAGCCCGAGGCGTTCGTAGGGTTCGCGGCGCTCAGCGGGTTGGCCGGCGGCGCGTTCTATCCACTGCTGGCGAGCCTGGTGGCCGACTACTTCGGCGAGCGCAATGCCGGGCGAAACTTCGGAGTTGTCTACAGCGCCAAGATGTTCGGCGGGCTCATCGGCATCGGGCTGCCGGCATTCTTGGTGTCCTCCCCCGCACTGAACGGTGTGTTCGTCGCCGCGGGTTTGATCGGGCTGTGTGCCGCCGTCACCACGCGTCTGCTTCACCAGCCGGGCCATCTCATCTCTCGGCTGCCGCGCTAG
- the fdhD gene encoding formate dehydrogenase accessory sulfurtransferase FdhD has translation MGRVTSRYRVVRMTDGLATARPDSLAAEEPLEIRVAGRPLTVTMRTPGNDFDLARGFLVSEGVVAADTDVAGIRYCAGATADGVNTYNVLDVLLADRVPLPDVSLERNFYTTSSCGLCGKASLDAVRTISRWHVDRDPLRLNPATIATLPDKLRAAQRVFDSTGGLHAAALFDATGELWCVREDVGRHNAVDKVVGWALDQARLPLSGSTLMVSGRASFELVQKAVMAGIPALAAVSAPSSLAVDLAREMGMTLIGFLRGSSMNVYSGTERIESVEPLPC, from the coding sequence GTGGGACGCGTAACCAGCAGATATCGGGTCGTTCGGATGACCGACGGGTTGGCCACCGCCCGTCCGGACTCGCTCGCGGCGGAGGAACCGTTAGAGATTCGTGTCGCCGGCCGCCCCCTCACGGTGACGATGCGAACCCCGGGGAACGACTTCGACCTTGCCCGCGGCTTTCTGGTCAGCGAGGGCGTAGTGGCGGCCGACACTGACGTCGCCGGGATCCGGTATTGCGCGGGCGCCACGGCTGACGGTGTCAACACGTACAACGTGCTCGATGTGCTTTTGGCTGACCGTGTGCCACTGCCGGATGTGTCGTTGGAGCGCAACTTCTACACAACGTCATCGTGCGGCTTGTGCGGCAAGGCCAGCCTGGACGCTGTGCGCACCATCAGCAGGTGGCACGTCGACCGTGATCCGTTGCGGCTCAACCCCGCAACGATTGCCACCCTGCCGGACAAGCTGAGGGCCGCCCAACGGGTCTTCGATTCTACGGGCGGACTGCACGCCGCCGCACTCTTCGATGCGACGGGGGAACTGTGGTGCGTCAGGGAAGACGTCGGCAGGCACAACGCGGTGGACAAGGTGGTCGGATGGGCTCTGGATCAGGCCCGCCTGCCGCTGAGCGGCAGCACGCTGATGGTGAGCGGCCGAGCCTCATTCGAATTGGTGCAGAAGGCCGTGATGGCCGGGATCCCGGCGCTCGCCGCGGTGTCCGCGCCATCATCGCTTGCGGTCGATCTGGCGCGGGAGATGGGAATGACCTTGATCGGCTTTCTGCGCGGGTCGTCGATGAACGTCTACTCCGGGACCGAGCGGATCGAGTCGGTCGAACCGTTGCCATGCTGA
- a CDS encoding GntR family transcriptional regulator, with the protein MSLPTPSPRKRASTLIDGAARRVQRPAPLRQAVYDAIVDLIVQGTLQRGQHLVENELAEYLGVSRQPVREALQRLQTDGWIDLRPAQGAFVHTPSEDEVDQLLGVRTVLETYSARLAAENATAEDVNRLWELQQDGINALAANDSEALVRANVNLHEAITEIAGNSVLAKHIGLVERRWHWYYLPIAQPRGQGAWTEHAELIKAIAAGDADLASSIMQRHTEHTRKVYHDQRQAKSEAE; encoded by the coding sequence ATGTCACTACCCACCCCGAGTCCCCGTAAGCGCGCGTCCACGCTGATTGATGGCGCAGCGCGCCGGGTCCAGCGTCCGGCTCCCCTGCGCCAGGCGGTGTACGACGCGATCGTGGACCTGATCGTGCAGGGCACCCTGCAGCGCGGTCAGCACCTGGTCGAAAACGAGCTCGCCGAATATCTCGGCGTGAGCCGCCAGCCGGTGCGTGAAGCATTGCAGCGGTTGCAGACCGACGGATGGATCGATCTTCGCCCCGCGCAGGGCGCGTTCGTACACACGCCGTCGGAGGACGAGGTGGACCAGCTGCTCGGGGTCCGGACCGTCCTCGAGACGTACTCAGCCCGGTTGGCCGCGGAGAACGCAACTGCTGAAGACGTCAACCGGCTGTGGGAGTTGCAACAGGACGGCATCAACGCACTGGCCGCCAATGACTCGGAAGCGCTGGTAAGGGCGAACGTGAATCTGCATGAGGCGATCACGGAGATTGCGGGAAACTCCGTACTGGCCAAGCACATTGGGCTTGTCGAGCGTCGGTGGCACTGGTATTACCTGCCGATCGCGCAGCCGCGCGGCCAAGGCGCATGGACCGAACATGCCGAACTGATCAAGGCCATCGCGGCCGGTGACGCCGATTTGGCGAGCAGCATCATGCAACGCCATACGGAGCACACGCGGAAGGTCTACCACGACCAGCGGCAGGCCAAGTCAGAGGCCGAGTAG
- a CDS encoding OFA family MFS transporter, whose translation MNASAQPAYREVVDDNGRVYRVGETDRDILGRSRAWMVWLPWISMMAISSSEYAFTSADDTLSEAHGWHGAHIFWLLGVWVMFQAAVAFPVGQMRESGKLSARSAMLLGAGGAFLGYLSLAFAPHVILAYLGFGLFGGGGAGFVYATCINMVGKWYPERKGGKTGFVNGGFAYGSVPFIFLFTNYMDLENYEGILLAVGIFLASVVALCGFFFVDPPKNWWPPHVDPLKVNDDPKIRRALRKNPPAVKQYTPKEAIKTGILPLMWFVLLCTAGINIFGIAMQVPFGKEMGFAGGIVALAMSFKAIVNGTGRGVIGWISDRVGRRDTLIIVCVVLGLAQFAVYFSGSIGSMPLFLLASMVSGFGGGAIFPLFAAMTADYFGENNNATNYGLVYSSKLVSGLVGAGLGAVVVDTWGYGAAFGIAGSVGIACAFLSILLRQPKLKESTPTRSDPTQVEAKVLVVD comes from the coding sequence ATGAACGCGTCAGCTCAGCCGGCATACCGCGAGGTAGTCGACGATAACGGCCGGGTGTATCGAGTCGGCGAGACCGACCGCGACATCCTCGGACGGTCACGGGCCTGGATGGTATGGCTCCCGTGGATTTCAATGATGGCCATCAGCTCTTCCGAATATGCGTTCACGTCAGCCGACGACACGCTGTCGGAGGCACACGGTTGGCACGGCGCCCACATCTTCTGGTTGCTGGGCGTGTGGGTGATGTTCCAGGCCGCCGTCGCATTCCCAGTCGGCCAAATGCGGGAGAGCGGCAAGCTGTCGGCACGCTCTGCGATGTTGCTCGGTGCGGGCGGGGCATTCCTTGGATACCTGTCGCTGGCGTTCGCCCCGCACGTCATCCTTGCCTACCTCGGCTTCGGATTGTTCGGCGGCGGCGGCGCCGGCTTCGTGTACGCCACGTGCATCAACATGGTGGGCAAGTGGTATCCGGAACGCAAGGGCGGCAAGACGGGCTTCGTCAACGGCGGCTTCGCCTACGGCTCGGTGCCTTTCATCTTCTTGTTCACCAACTACATGGACCTGGAGAACTACGAGGGCATCCTATTGGCGGTCGGCATCTTCCTGGCGTCGGTCGTCGCGCTTTGTGGCTTCTTCTTCGTCGACCCCCCGAAGAACTGGTGGCCGCCGCACGTCGACCCACTAAAGGTCAACGACGACCCGAAGATTCGCCGCGCACTGCGGAAGAACCCGCCTGCGGTCAAGCAGTACACCCCGAAGGAAGCCATCAAGACCGGCATTCTGCCGCTAATGTGGTTCGTGCTGCTGTGCACCGCGGGCATCAACATCTTCGGGATCGCGATGCAGGTGCCGTTCGGCAAGGAGATGGGCTTCGCCGGCGGCATCGTCGCACTCGCGATGAGTTTCAAGGCGATCGTCAACGGCACCGGCCGCGGCGTGATCGGCTGGATCTCCGACCGCGTGGGCCGCAGGGACACGCTCATCATCGTGTGCGTGGTGCTGGGCCTGGCCCAGTTCGCGGTGTACTTCTCCGGTTCGATCGGCAGCATGCCGCTGTTCCTGTTGGCGTCGATGGTGTCCGGCTTCGGTGGTGGCGCGATCTTCCCGTTGTTCGCGGCGATGACGGCCGACTACTTCGGTGAGAACAACAACGCCACCAACTACGGCCTGGTCTACAGCTCGAAGCTGGTGTCGGGTCTGGTCGGTGCCGGCCTGGGCGCGGTCGTCGTGGATACGTGGGGTTACGGCGCCGCGTTCGGCATCGCCGGTTCGGTCGGCATCGCCTGCGCCTTCCTTTCAATCCTGCTGCGTCAGCCCAAGCTCAAAGAGTCAACGCCGACGCGGTCCGATCCGACACAGGTAGAGGCCAAGGTCCTCGTCGTCGACTAA
- the frc gene encoding formyl-CoA transferase, which translates to MGKALEGVRVLDMTHVQSGPSCTQILAWLGADVVKVEAPAGDVTRKQLRDIPGADSLYFTMLNCNKRSITLNMKSAEGKRIFTDLLPRFDILAENFGPGAIERMGFGWEELQRINPRLIFASIKGFGDGPYTHYKAYEVIAQAMGGSMSTTGFEEGPPMATGAQIGDSGTGIHTVAGILAALYQREHTGRGQRVTVAMQHAVLNLCRVKLRDHQRLQHGPLGEYPNEDFGDCVPRSGNASGGGQPGWAVKCAPGGPNDYIYVVVQPVGWEPIAHLIGRPELVTDPEWSTPQARLNKLDKMFQLIEEWTMGLGKWQALAQLTAHNIPCGPILSTKEIIEDASLAANDMVVRVAHPERGEFTTVGCPIKLSDSPVDVVRSPLLGEHNAHIYGDELGLGDQLSALKAKGVI; encoded by the coding sequence TTGGGAAAGGCACTCGAAGGCGTGCGCGTCCTGGATATGACACATGTCCAGTCCGGCCCGTCGTGCACGCAGATCCTGGCCTGGCTCGGCGCGGACGTCGTGAAGGTGGAGGCACCCGCGGGCGACGTCACGCGCAAGCAGCTTCGGGACATCCCTGGCGCCGACAGCCTCTACTTCACGATGCTCAACTGCAATAAGCGCAGCATCACGCTCAACATGAAGTCCGCAGAGGGCAAGCGCATCTTCACCGACCTGCTCCCCCGGTTCGACATCCTCGCCGAGAACTTCGGCCCCGGCGCAATCGAGCGCATGGGCTTCGGGTGGGAGGAACTGCAGCGCATCAACCCGCGGCTGATCTTCGCCTCCATCAAGGGTTTTGGCGACGGCCCCTACACGCACTACAAGGCCTACGAAGTCATCGCGCAGGCGATGGGCGGATCGATGAGCACGACCGGCTTCGAAGAAGGACCGCCGATGGCCACCGGAGCCCAGATCGGCGACTCCGGCACAGGTATCCACACAGTGGCCGGCATTCTGGCCGCGCTCTATCAACGCGAGCACACCGGTCGCGGGCAGCGCGTCACCGTCGCCATGCAACACGCGGTGCTCAACCTGTGCCGGGTCAAGTTGCGCGACCACCAACGGCTGCAGCACGGACCGCTCGGCGAATACCCCAACGAAGACTTCGGCGACTGCGTCCCGCGATCGGGCAACGCGTCCGGCGGTGGGCAGCCGGGCTGGGCCGTCAAATGCGCGCCTGGTGGGCCGAATGACTACATCTATGTGGTCGTACAGCCGGTGGGCTGGGAACCGATCGCGCATCTGATCGGCAGGCCCGAGCTGGTCACCGATCCCGAGTGGAGCACGCCGCAGGCGCGATTGAACAAGTTGGACAAGATGTTCCAGCTCATCGAGGAGTGGACGATGGGCCTTGGCAAATGGCAGGCGCTCGCGCAGCTGACCGCGCACAACATCCCCTGCGGCCCAATCCTTTCCACGAAGGAAATCATCGAGGACGCCTCGTTAGCAGCCAACGACATGGTTGTGCGGGTGGCTCACCCCGAACGCGGCGAGTTCACGACGGTCGGCTGCCCGATCAAGCTGTCCGACTCCCCTGTCGACGTCGTCCGCTCCCCTTTGCTGGGCGAGCACAACGCACACATCTACGGCGACGAGCTCGGGCTTGGTGACCAGCTCTCCGCGCTGAAGGCGAAGGGAGTCATCTAA
- the frc gene encoding formyl-CoA transferase: MIQLPPVSDMADSDAPTVKALSGVRVLDMTHVQSGPSATQLLAWLGADVIKLEAPGTGDVTRSQLRDVPGADSLYFTMLNCNKRSITVNMKSEEGKRIFTDLVSRVDILVENFGPGVVDRFGFPWERLREINPRLIYASIKGFGPGKYFDFKAYEVIAQAMGGSMATTGFEDGPPVATGAQIGDSGTGIHLVSGILAALYQRTNTGRGQRVEVAMQEAVLNLCRVKLRDQQRLAAGPLREYPNQQFGDEVPRSGNASGGGQPGWAVKTKGGGPNDYIYVIVQPLGWAPLAELIGRPDLADHPDWSRPEDRLPKLDKVFALIEDWSERHTKWEALEALNALNIPCGPVLSTRELIEDETLTELGAIVTVEHPERGAFKTVGSPLRLSDSPVDIVRSPLLGEHTDEICAELGYSPEQLELFRVAGVI, from the coding sequence ATGATTCAGCTCCCCCCGGTCAGCGACATGGCGGATTCCGATGCGCCGACCGTCAAGGCGCTTTCTGGCGTTCGAGTGCTCGACATGACGCATGTGCAGTCAGGTCCGTCGGCCACCCAATTGCTCGCCTGGCTGGGCGCAGACGTCATCAAGCTCGAGGCGCCGGGCACTGGCGACGTCACCCGCAGCCAACTTCGCGATGTCCCCGGGGCCGACAGTCTGTACTTCACGATGCTCAACTGCAATAAGCGCAGCATCACCGTGAACATGAAGAGCGAGGAGGGCAAGCGGATCTTCACCGATCTGGTGTCTCGCGTCGACATCCTGGTCGAGAACTTCGGCCCCGGCGTGGTCGATCGGTTCGGTTTCCCGTGGGAGCGGCTGCGCGAGATCAACCCGCGGCTGATCTATGCGTCCATCAAGGGCTTCGGTCCGGGTAAGTATTTCGACTTCAAGGCCTACGAAGTCATCGCGCAGGCGATGGGCGGCTCGATGGCTACCACCGGTTTCGAGGACGGCCCGCCCGTGGCGACCGGTGCACAGATCGGTGATTCTGGTACCGGAATCCACCTGGTGTCAGGGATTTTGGCCGCGCTCTATCAGCGAACCAATACCGGCCGCGGGCAGCGTGTCGAGGTGGCCATGCAGGAGGCGGTGCTCAACCTGTGCCGTGTCAAGCTTCGCGATCAACAGCGGCTCGCCGCGGGCCCGCTTCGGGAGTATCCGAACCAACAGTTCGGCGACGAGGTCCCGCGCTCGGGCAACGCGTCGGGTGGCGGCCAACCGGGGTGGGCGGTCAAGACCAAGGGCGGTGGCCCGAACGACTACATCTACGTGATCGTGCAGCCGCTCGGCTGGGCGCCGCTGGCCGAACTGATCGGCAGGCCCGACCTTGCCGATCACCCCGACTGGTCACGTCCGGAGGACCGGCTTCCCAAACTGGACAAGGTTTTTGCGTTGATCGAGGACTGGTCGGAGCGACACACCAAATGGGAGGCGTTGGAAGCGCTCAACGCGCTGAACATCCCGTGCGGCCCGGTGCTCTCGACTCGGGAGCTCATCGAGGATGAGACGCTCACCGAACTCGGTGCGATCGTCACCGTCGAGCATCCCGAGCGCGGTGCGTTCAAGACGGTCGGCTCTCCGCTGCGGCTGTCTGATTCCCCGGTCGACATCGTTCGCTCGCCGTTGCTCGGCGAGCACACCGACGAGATCTGCGCCGAGCTCGGCTATTCGCCCGAGCAGCTCGAGCTGTTCAGGGTCGCCGGCGTCATCTGA
- a CDS encoding OFA family MFS transporter, which yields MSSTFASYREVIDANGRVYRVGETDRELLGRSRTWMIWLPWMAMMAVSVYEYGYGAAAKAIREAHHWSQPETFWLLSIWAFFQAGVAFPAGKLREKGIVSPRAAMLLGAVLSALGFASITQGNLVLAYLGFAVCGGIGAGLVYATCINLVGKWYPERRGGKTGFVNGGFAYGAVPFIFIFSYALHPHTYVWVLDLVAAYMLIVCAACGWLFRDPPKNWWPSDVDPLKWADSKSGAASLKKNPPAARQYTPMEAIKTGMLPLMWLSLGISAGVSLFGISYMVPFAKDLGFGPLIAASSAGVLSIINGTGRTVTGWLSDKFGRKQTLLVVLLIEALSLVGLLYAGKAESEIAFLGFAFLVGFGGGAFYPMFASLTPDYFGENNNASNYGLVYSSKLVGSIVGIGVGASVIDAWGYTGAYWLAAASALVSAAIATFLRQPGRPRVPVAQSDPAVSEKSLTPTLAD from the coding sequence ATGTCGTCAACTTTCGCAAGTTATCGCGAGGTCATCGACGCGAACGGCCGGGTATACCGTGTCGGCGAAACCGACCGTGAACTACTCGGCAGATCGCGGACGTGGATGATCTGGCTGCCGTGGATGGCCATGATGGCCGTGAGCGTGTACGAGTATGGCTACGGCGCCGCCGCGAAAGCCATCAGGGAAGCTCACCATTGGAGCCAGCCCGAAACGTTCTGGCTCCTGTCGATCTGGGCCTTCTTCCAGGCAGGCGTGGCCTTCCCCGCAGGCAAGCTGCGCGAAAAGGGCATCGTGTCGCCGCGTGCGGCGATGTTGCTCGGCGCGGTCCTCTCGGCGCTCGGCTTCGCCAGCATCACCCAGGGCAACCTGGTGCTTGCCTACCTCGGCTTCGCCGTATGCGGGGGCATCGGAGCAGGCCTGGTCTATGCGACGTGCATCAACCTCGTCGGCAAGTGGTATCCGGAACGCCGCGGTGGCAAGACCGGATTCGTCAACGGTGGATTCGCCTATGGCGCAGTCCCATTCATCTTCATTTTCAGTTATGCGTTGCACCCGCACACGTACGTCTGGGTGCTCGATCTGGTTGCGGCGTACATGCTGATTGTCTGCGCGGCATGTGGCTGGCTGTTCCGCGATCCGCCAAAGAACTGGTGGCCGTCCGACGTCGACCCGTTGAAGTGGGCGGACAGCAAGAGCGGTGCGGCGAGCCTGAAGAAGAACCCGCCCGCGGCGCGGCAGTACACCCCGATGGAGGCCATCAAGACCGGCATGTTGCCGCTGATGTGGCTCTCGCTCGGAATCAGCGCCGGCGTCTCGCTTTTCGGCATCAGCTACATGGTGCCGTTCGCCAAGGATCTCGGGTTCGGGCCCTTGATCGCCGCGTCGTCCGCTGGTGTGCTGTCGATCATCAACGGCACAGGACGCACGGTTACCGGCTGGCTGTCGGACAAGTTCGGACGTAAGCAGACCCTGCTGGTTGTGCTCCTCATCGAGGCCCTGTCGCTGGTCGGGTTGCTGTACGCCGGCAAAGCCGAGAGCGAAATCGCATTCCTTGGCTTCGCCTTCCTGGTCGGCTTCGGCGGCGGCGCGTTCTACCCGATGTTCGCCTCGCTGACGCCCGACTACTTCGGCGAGAACAACAATGCCAGCAACTACGGCCTGGTCTACAGCTCCAAGCTGGTGGGCTCGATCGTGGGAATTGGCGTGGGCGCCAGCGTGATTGACGCGTGGGGCTACACCGGTGCGTACTGGCTGGCCGCCGCGAGTGCTCTGGTGTCAGCGGCGATCGCAACCTTCCTGCGGCAGCCGGGTCGCCCGCGAGTACCCGTTGCCCAGTCAGATCCAGCCGTCAGCGAAAAATCGCTGACACCGACGTTGGCCGACTGA
- a CDS encoding GntR family transcriptional regulator: protein MPHPLTSTATLGGAAALKRAPIVERPAPLREAVFEALVEMIITRELEPGQHLVEKDLADALGVSRQPVREALQRMHTEGWVDLRPALGAFVHVPTESEADQLLAARSLLEAESARLAAEHATPEQIEHLHELQRIGEEALAVDDEEVLVAANASLHTHIVTMSGNKVLADLRASVEHRVRWYYLPIAQVRSKAAWGEHAELIEAIANRDAGRACTLMRLHTERTREIYQEQRRQKAAKGNV from the coding sequence ATGCCCCACCCGTTAACCTCGACCGCCACCCTCGGTGGCGCGGCGGCGCTGAAAAGGGCGCCGATCGTCGAGCGCCCCGCACCGTTGCGCGAGGCTGTCTTCGAGGCCCTCGTCGAGATGATCATCACTCGTGAGCTGGAGCCAGGTCAGCATCTGGTCGAGAAGGATCTGGCCGATGCGCTCGGAGTCAGTCGACAGCCCGTCCGAGAAGCGTTGCAGCGCATGCATACCGAAGGATGGGTGGACCTGCGCCCGGCGCTCGGCGCGTTCGTCCACGTCCCCACCGAGTCTGAGGCCGATCAGCTGCTCGCCGCACGCAGCCTTCTCGAGGCGGAGTCCGCGCGGCTCGCGGCCGAGCACGCCACGCCCGAACAGATCGAGCACCTGCACGAGCTCCAGCGCATCGGCGAGGAAGCGCTTGCCGTGGATGATGAAGAGGTTCTCGTCGCCGCAAACGCCTCGCTACACACCCATATCGTGACGATGTCAGGCAATAAAGTTCTGGCCGACCTCAGGGCGTCCGTCGAGCACAGGGTGCGGTGGTACTACTTGCCCATTGCCCAGGTGCGTTCGAAAGCCGCCTGGGGGGAGCATGCCGAGTTGATCGAAGCGATCGCCAATCGAGACGCCGGACGAGCCTGCACCCTGATGCGGCTGCACACCGAGCGCACCAGGGAGATCTATCAAGAGCAGCGACGCCAGAAGGCGGCCAAGGGGAACGTCTGA